Proteins encoded by one window of Pelmatolapia mariae isolate MD_Pm_ZW linkage group LG14, Pm_UMD_F_2, whole genome shotgun sequence:
- the LOC134640742 gene encoding olfactory receptor 4S1-like: MENNFEIVFVLQGLNDSLTNHQIYFAFALMSYLFTVSVNLTLIITISLDKTLHEPIYIFLCSLCFNEICGASSFYPKLLHDLLTNSYVITYTACLGQMFVTYSYIFSEFTGLTVMAYDRYIAICKPLQYRMLMTAQKVAQLLMLTWCFSLLESAVGILLTARLPLCGRHIPKTFCTNWEVVKLSCFDSTINNVYGFVVIFSHLSQAALIMVSYVHLIRAAIRSQADRRKFMQTCLPHLITLLLFTTSLMFDTMYSRYSGGSTMKALQNALAAQFLVVPPLVNPIIYGLNLQQIRSRMLHRFTHRTGTFRKN; this comes from the coding sequence ATGGAGAATAACTTTGAAATCGTGTTTGTGCTTCAGGGTCTGAACGACTCGCTGACAAACCATCAGATCTACTTTGCCTTCGCTCTGATGTCGTACCTCTTCACCGTATCTGTAAACCTGAccctcatcatcaccatcagccTGGATAAAACGCTCCACGAGCCGATCTACATCTTCTTGTGCAGCCTTTGTTTTAACGAGATCTGTGGAGCTTCGAGTTTCTACCCAAAGCTGCTTCATGACCTTCTGACCAACTCTTATGTCATCACGTACACGGCCTGTTTGGGTCAGATGTTTGTCACTTATAGTTATATTTTCTCTGAGTTCACCGGTCTCACTGTCATGGCGTATGACCGCTACATCGCCATCtgcaaaccactgcagtaccGGATGCTGATGACAGCTCAGAAGGTAGCACAGCTTCTGATGCTCACCTGGTGCTTCTCACTTCTGGAGTCAGCCGTGGGCATTCTCCTGACCGCCAGGCTGCCGCTCTGCGGACGCCACATCCCCAAGACATTCTGCACTAACTGGGAGGTGGTCAAACTGTCATGCTTTGACTCAACCATCAACAATGTCTATGGCTTCGTGGTCATATTTTCACACCTGTCACAGGCTGCACTTATCATGGTGTCGTACGTCCACCTGATACGAGCTGCCATCAGATCTCAAGCCGACCGCAGGAAATTCATGCAGACGTGTCTGCCACACCTCATTACACTGCTGCTCTTCACCACCTCACTGATGTTTGATACCATGTACTCTCGTTACAGTGGCGGCAGTACAATGAAGGCACTGCAGAATGCATTAGCTGCTCAGTTCCTGGTGGTCCCACCCCTCGTCAATCCCATCATCTATGGCTTGAACCTGCAGCAGATCAGGTCCAGGATGCTCCACAGGTTCACCCACCGGACTGGGACATTCAGGAAAAACTAA
- the LOC134640743 gene encoding olfactory receptor 4B13-like: MMNSSQVSYFTLTAYLDSGALKYLYFTVVAFLYIVIVTANVLLIVVICVNRSLHEPMYMFLCSLFVNELYGSTGLFPFLLLQILSDVHTVSAPLCFLQIFCLYTYANLQLSNLAIMSYDRYLAICCPLHYHTHMSSSKVSMLIAVTWLSPFLAISVVISLSAPLQLCGNIINKVYCDNNSIVKLACSDTTANNIYGVLGAIFITISSVSLILYTYIRILKVCFSGSKQTRQKAISTCTPHLASLLNFSCGSFFETAQSRSNMKYVPNMVRIFLSLYWLICPPLCNPLLYGLNLTKIRIIYKGLIFVKCRCLMLDRAVH, translated from the coding sequence ATGATGAACTCTTCACAGGTTTCATATTTCACACTCACTGCCTACCTCGACAGCGGGGCTTTGAAGTATTTATATTTCACAGTTGTTGCGTTTTTATATATTGTTATTGTTACTGCCAATGTCCTGCTGATTGTGGTTATCTGTGTGAACAGAAGCTTACATGAACCTATGTACATGTTTCTGTGCAGCCTGTTTGTGAATGAGCTGTATGGTAGTACAGGGCTGTTTCCGTTCCTCCTGCTTCAGATCCTCTCTGATGTTCAcactgtttctgctcctctgtgcTTCCTGCAGATCTTCTGTCTGTACACTTATGCAAATTTGCAGCTCAGTAACTTAGCCATCATGTCTTATGACAGATATCTTGCCATCTGTTGTCCTCTTCATTATCACACACATATGAGTTCTAGTAAGGTGTCCATGCTCATTGCTGTAACGTGGCTGTCTCCTTTTCTTGCAATCAGTGTTGTAATTTCTCTGAGTGCTCCTCTGCAGCTGTGTGGGAACATCATAAACAAAGTTTACTGTGATAACAACTCAATAGTTAAACTGGCCTGTTCTGACACCACAGCCAATAACATCTATGGAGTACTTGGTGCTATTTTCATAACCATATCCTCTGTCTCTCTGATTCTCTACACCTACATCAGGATCCTTAAAGTCTGTTTTTCTGGATCCAAACAGACGCGACAGAAAGCCATCAGCACCTGCACGCCTCACCTCGCTTCTCTGCTCAACTTTTCATGCGGTTCCTTCTTTGAAACTGCACAAAGTAGATCCAACATGAAATATGTCCCAAATATGGTGCgtatttttttatcattataTTGGCTCATATGCCCACCGCTCTGTAATCCTTTACTTTATGGACTGAATCTGACCAAAATCCGGATCATATATAAAGGTCTAATCTTTGTAAAATGCAGGTGCTTGATGTTAGACAGGGCAGTGCATTAG